The Setaria italica strain Yugu1 chromosome IX, Setaria_italica_v2.0, whole genome shotgun sequence genome has a window encoding:
- the LOC101759863 gene encoding F-box protein At4g35930: MGSGSVTLKQKKRVKNAKNKYLKPGALAQIRYSRSTSRDIGKKRILLNAKDELEISPQAGIIIESTTPILSPARLNFEPFGSNKGQILPRTPRTPVAAEFDGDSRLESLPLDLLIKIMCCLHHDQLKAVFHVSKRIRKAVELARQYHFNYTTPDRSRQELLLNKTPLPTEHWPFLRIDGKDVRVSTPRTPRAPKHAARLSRLKLVDVKPITAVLFQESSTFPSKRLRRSVPPGLPRPVSKTAPSPRVLRYEEELCEAVAQNKLL; the protein is encoded by the exons ATGGGGTCTGGGTCAGTGACTCTGAAGCAAAAGAAACGAGTGAAAAATGCAAAGAACAAGTACTTGAAACCTGGTGCCCTGGCTCAGATTCGTTATAGTAGGAGTACCAGCAGGGACATAGGGAAAAAAAGGATTCTGTTGAATGCAAAAGATGAGCTGGAGATATCACCACAGGCTGGGATTATCATAGAAAGTACTACACCAATTTTGTCCCCCGCAAGACTCAATTTTGAGCCATTTGGTAGCAATAAGGGGCAGATATTGCCAAGGACTCCGAGGACTCCTGTTGCAGCTGAGTTTGATGGTGATTCAAGACTTGAATCGCTTCCACTTGATTTGCTG ATCAAGATCATGTGTTGCTTGCACCATGACCAATTGAAGGCTGTTTTCCATGTTTCCAAAAGGATTCGAAAAGCA GTTGAACTGGCCAGGCAGTACCATTTCAACTATACTACACCAGATCGAAGCAGACAGGAGTTACTCCTGAACAAGACTCCTCTTCCAACAGAGCATTGGCCTTTCTTGAG AATCGATGGCAAAGATGTGCGTGTTTCCACCCCAAGGACACCACGGGCCCCAAAACATGCTGCTCGCCTATCACGCCTCAAGCTGGTTGATGTGAAGCCGATCACAGCTGTTCTtttccaggagtcttctactttTCCTTCAAAGCGTCTCCGACGTTCAGTGCCACCAGGACTGCCAAGGCCTGTATCCAAAACTGCACCCTCACCTAGAGTTTTACGATACGAGGAGGAGCTTTGCGAAGCAGTGGCACAGAATAAGCTTCTTTGA
- the LOC101763393 gene encoding SKP1-like protein 13, which yields MAPPATAADKRDGKRPAPPEEDPTVDSAAATADGETTEQQAAGGAEGSGGGGGDLVLVTDCGTEVRLSRSAARMSTAILHMMEDGCAEGRVPVKGVDAGVLRLVVAYCERHAPHYDPVASAARLRDPFPPFPIEFPRGTHAIRPVTDPGPDPHGLEAWDKKFIADLPDNSALFAVILAANYLGIEDLLDLGCTAVADKMRGKTPEEIRDALDIENDYTPEQEAEVRRENAWAFED from the exons ATGGCtcccccggccaccgccgccgacaagCGAGACGGCAAGCGCCCCGCGCccccggaagaagaccccaccgtcgactccgccgccgccaccgctgacGGGGAGACGACGGAACAGcaggcggcgggaggggcggaaggctccggcggcggcggcggcgacctagTCCTGGTGACGGACTGCGGCACGGAGGTGCGCCTCTCCCGCTCCGCGGCGCGGATGTCTACGGCGATCCTCCACATGATGGAGGACGGCTGCGCGGAGGGGCGCGTCCCCGTCAAGGGCGTCGACGCCGGCGTCCTCCGCCTGGTGGTGGCGTACTGCGAGCGCCACGCGCCGCACTACGACCCCGTGGCCTCCGCGGCGAGGCTGCGCGACCCGTTCCCGCCGTTCCCCATCGAATTCCCGCGAGGCACACACGCCATCAGGCCCGTCACCGACCCCGGCCCCGACCCGCACGGCCTCGAGGCGTGGGACAAGAAGTTCATCGCCGACCTCCCCGACAACTCCGCCCTCTTCGCCGTCATCCTC GCTGCCAACTACCTGGGCATCGAGGACCTGCTCGACTTGGGCTGCACGGCTGTGGCCGACAAGATGAGGGGCAAGACGCCCGAGGAGATCCGGGACGCCCTGGACATCGAGAACGACTAcacgccggagcaggaggccgaGGTCAGGAGGGAGAACGCCTGGGCATTCGAGGATTGA
- the LOC101760277 gene encoding uncharacterized protein LOC101760277 has protein sequence MASSSSSSSSSSNPSSPQPPPLLLPPPEPVPPPPLLPEAMPLPRPSPTVADGVRGLLRSGEALIRAVFRGGSAHRRPHLQHQQHHLHHQQPQQQQHHHRPADIMKRLQRETFSDVMKFKERHDQLDHFLSQYKSGKGFEFLHLPIQVKIALDAVGALFLVDGNEFEQAKATLDTAGKRTGLSSRFIFESKTRGKDTIAAELSTRLGAGGVHLGEATGRPVELTRLQYNARINKWLSMILVPFGAQCNNFLHSSSIQNLRTQASFDGPPSFLEHHHCAAGLRIKGSKFTASFAELIFGSGGLDSGGGGTNRMTTFGQVSWKPADDVKLSFSGLWQVRSLSPRFNNLGILAIPLGSMKQENPTATATEEQTELSVKFQRHAGGTATSHTVESTVAVHGASPAAHLGRSIALMLDCELYETLKTEGWFQVESPKHGPVRWGFSLSDIPENELGWGVRVGGTAEGKTYHLQHLDLEGYLNFNLGKGARLQPGLVYAKMGEKMTPALFLRSSWFM, from the exons ATGGCCTCTtcttcgtcgtcctcgtcctcatcTTCCAACCCGTCGTCACCACAGCCCCCAcctctgctgctgccgccgccggagcctgtGCCGCCTCCACCGCTGCTGCCGGAGGCCATGCCCCTGCCCAGGCCGAGCCCCAccgtcgccgacggcgtccGCGGCCTGCTCAGATCCGGCGAGGCGCTCATCCGCGCCGTGTTCCGGGGTGGCTCCGCCCACCGGCGCCCTCATctgcagcaccagcagcatcaCCTTCACcaccagcagccgcagcagcagcagcatcaccaCCGCCCT GCTGATATCATGAAGCGCTTGCAACGTGAAACATTTTCTGATGTCATGAAGTTCAAGGAGAGACACGATCAGTTAGATCACTTCCTATCCCAATATAAAAGTGGCAAGGGGTTCGAGTTCCTGCATCTCCCTATCCAAGTGAAAATAGCACTTGATGCGGTTGGGGCACTGTTTCTTGTCGATGGTAATGAATTTGAACAAGCAAAAGCAACCCTTGACACGGCTGGGAAAAGGACAGGCCTCAGCTCAAGGTTCATCTTTGAATCCAAGACCAGGGGCAAAGACACCATTGCTGCAGAGCTCTCAACCAGGCTCGGAGCAGGCGGTGTTCATCTTGGGGAGGCTACAGGGAGGCCTGTAGAGCTCACTAGACTGCAATACAACGCCCGGATCAACAAATGGCTGTCAATGATCCTAGTTCCATTTGGAGCCCAATGCAACAACTTTTTGCATAGTTCAAGCATTCAG AATCTGCGGACCCAGGCCTCTTTTGATGGTCCGCCTTCATTTTTAGAACATCACCACTGCGCTGCCGGTTTGAGAATCAAAGGATCCAAATTCACCGCATCCTTTGCCGAGCTAATCTTCGGTTCAGGAGGACTAGACAGCGGGGGTGGAGGGACTAACCgcatgacaacatttgggcaaGTGTCCTGGAAACCAGCCGACGATGTGAAGCTCAGTTTCTCAGGGCTTTGGCAGGTCCGTTCGTTGTCGCCCCGGTTCAACAATCTCGGAATCCTTGCTATTCCACTAGGCAGCATGAAACAAGAAAACCCCACCGCAACAGCTACAGAAGAACAGACGGAACTGAGTGTGAAGTTCCAACGCCATGCTGGTGGCACTGCCACTTCACACACCGTTGAATCAACAGTGGCAGTGCACGGTGCCTCTCCCGCAGCGCATTTAGGGCGGTCAATCGCGCTGATGTTGGACTGTGAGCTCTATGAAACTCTCAAGACAGAAGGCTGGTTTCAGGTGGAGAGTCCCAAGCATGGACCGGTGCGCTGGGGCTTCTCCTTGTCTGACATCCCGGAGAATGAACTTGGGTGGGGTGTGAGGGTGGGTGGCACGGCTGAAGGGAAGACGTACCATCTGCAGCACCTGGACCTGGAAGGGTACCTCAACTTCAACCTTGGCAAGGGCGCAAGGCTGCAGCCAGGACTTGTGTATGCCAAAATGGGGGAAAAGATGACACCTGCGTTGTTTCTGCGGTCTTCATGGTTCATGTGA